TTTCTCCACATTCAAACAGGCATCCACTGCCATCTATGTATGACTTGGTGGAATGTTTTTGGGCCCGGACTGCTTTGTCTGTGTATTATTCAGCAAAAAGCTTGACACCCTGGCTCAGCAGAGTCTGAATGCCATACTGAAAGAGACAGCAGCCCTCAAGGACAAACTGggctcctcacacacacacacacacacagataacagGCAAAGAAAAGAGTCATTCTTTAGAGTGGCTGGAGCTCCTCAGTATACTGAATGAAACCCTCGTTAAAGTGGCATTAAATGTCtctgaacacagaaaaacacctgTACTGCATTCCAGTGTGGGGTGCCAGGTTTCTGCTCCTGATGAACAGCAGTGGTTGGGCTACTGTAGGACCCCCGCTCATGTTTCCCTGGTTCTTTGACAGTGGTCCCACTGGACAGGGTTAGGTCCAGACATTATACCCACACCATGGTCTGATAGCACAGAAGTATGCTAAGCATGCTATTGATAGCCCCTTCAGCCTGCACTGGTGGCTCTCCCCCAGAAATTCCAAGTGGTACACTCAGTTGAACATGTGCATACGTTTATTGACATTCATGGttaaaacaacatgagagagCTTGACTCTGCACAGTATTATActtgttcatgtttttcaggCCAGTGTAAGAGGTCTAAATTTAGTCATGCTTTAAAGGCAGTATTGAGTGTGAAAACTTTCAAGTTAAGAAGAGTTTAAAAATATCTAGCAGAGTGAAGTGGGCCTTTTCATGTTATGGCTCTGTAGTGGCCCCTGAGGAGGACGAATAAACATTAAAGGGATTGGTTGTCATCCAGTCTACTGTGGCCTCAGCGCTGGAGCTCAAAGAGCAGAGGCTGCTTCATGATTTGAGCATCCGTGCAACCCTCAGAGCTGACTGCAGTAACAAAGACCATCAGAAGCAATGTACTATTTGTACACTTGTGTCCTAACTTTGACAGAGATAATACATTTTAGAGCTGATCAGCAATCAGTGTCCTCCACCTTTAGTTGTTCTCTACAGTTTGCAGTTTGTAGTGTTTCTTTAGACTTTAATAATCTCCAATAAATTTCATCAAGATAACTGCTACTTCTCCACAAATAGAAGAAATTAAAGGGCATCGCTTAACAGCTGACTTAACATACCCATAATGACAGTACCAGTTTCTCATTCCTAAGTATCAGATATCAAACTGGGTGGACACTTATTGCTGCTCTATGGATGGATGGTAAACAGGCATACAGAGGCATACCTTTTTTCATACTCTTTCAAAAGTGTTTCAAACAGGACCAGTCTTACCATTGCTTCCCCTTATGCTGGTTCATGAATAGGGCTGCAGATGATTTCGTCCACCCACAGACCAGATCTTTAGTGTTTTTGAGTCGGTGTTGAATTGTTCTTGTTGTGTCTGATTCTAAACCTTGCATCAAACATCTAGTTTAGATATACTTCATAGAGCCACATATAGACAAGAACCATTAACCTGCGGCAAAGATTATATAAGGAATTTTGAAAGCATCAAAACTGACAATaggtttatttttcatctcAGAAATATGTAACTCAGAGGAGTGTGGTTGTGACTGGGCAAAATTACAGTTCTCTCTTTAATCTGTATGCATGGGTATGATGAACAAGTGGGAACATGGGGTTCAGACTGAAAATTACTGGAAGCTGCTAAAAACGTTGCAAGCCATTCCACAAGTTTGATCATTCAGTTCTACACCCACAGATATAAGTGAGTGTGCCAGTAATCCCTGTCAAAATGGAGGTACCTGTGTGGAAGGCGTTAACCAGTACAAATGCACTTGCCCCCAGAACTGGAGTGGCTCTCACTGCCAGCACCAAACCCAGACAGGTCAGTAACCACAAGATTCACCTCTGACACTCAACTgcgttctgtttttatttgtgtgccTGAGATCTACTATTGTGCGTGCTTACTATGTTCAGCATACATAGGTCTCTAACTTTTTGGATTTGCTCCCCTGATGTAGCACCACCTGAATGGAGTGTTATGAATGATCCAGCATTCAGCCGGAGACCTCGCTGTGCCCAAGTGAACCATGCCCAACACTGTAGCTGTGACGCAGGCTTTCACATGAGTGGCACCTCTGACAACAGTATTTGTCAGGGTGAGATGTAattctgatttgatttcattGAACCATATGGGAAAATTCTCATcttgctgctcctcctcacagAGAAGCAAGGTTAGCTGCTCAACAACATCTCAGCAGGGCAAAAGGGAGATGTTATAGGGGCTTATAAGGGCTCAACAGATCCCTAGTTGCCTGAATCTTTTACTCCTTTACTGATTAATGTGGCAACAAATGAGAGTAATCTGTGGAGCCAGTCTGCgacaaacaaaataatcctATCGAGAGATTACAAGCGGATTAGAATCCATTTAGGTCATGGTTCAGTTGCTTTTAAGATATAGTTGGTTGAGTAACATTTCGAAATAGGAGTTTTCATGCAGTTGCTCCCAATGTGCTAATGTTCAGATGATAAAGTGCAAAACTAAGGGACTGAAAAACTGACAACAACCTGAGAGATAGAAACAGAATACCTTTATTACTCGAGCGTGTTGCAAAATGAACAAGAGTGTGTATGAGGTATATTATTACTTATATTTCAAACATGTCCTCACATAATATACCTCACATATGCTGGTCATGTGATGTATGTTCAAGGCAGACATGTACGTGcgtgtctttttgtgtttcttgacAGATGTAAATGAGTGTGAAGTCTATCGGCTGGACCAAGGAGGGAAGCTGTGCGTCcatgagtgtgtgaatgtgccaGGCTCGTACCATTGCTCTTGCCCCAGCGGCTACAAGTTGCTCCCAGATAGGCGGAGCTGTGAGGGTGAGTgacaacagagagcagaggacaaAGGCTCATTCACAGGGCCCTGGCTGCAGATCTGGCTGGGTATGTGGCTCCAGAGGGGTATACCTgtgatgcaaaaataaacaaggaaACTATGACATCCAAGTATCCATGGATCAGACTCCTGTGGCAGATTTGTTGAaattgtatgttgtgtgtgtggcaacCTGcaacttttatcttttttctttttatcttttatctcttATCTATGCCTGCTTGGCTGCTCAGTGCCAGAATGGTTAGGGCAAATAACACACCTACACACCTTATAAGAAATACAGATTTGTCAGTTTGACTCCTTACTGTTCGGCAGTGTAACATGGAGCAGTTCATAGGCAGTCTACTAGTTCATCAATGACTATAAAACTCTTCCACcgttttggattttttttcataaacacatttttttgcttCCTTTGGCACATATTTAGTTCACTAAGTTTGATACATGTATATTTAGATGACCCTGAACAAAATCCATTCGTTAGGACTAATGAtcgttttaaaaaaaacaaacaaacaaacaaaaataaacaagactTTGAAAACATCACCATGGACTGCGGGAACTTGTGATGGACAATTTTAACTATTCcttcacattttacagactgaacATATAAACTAGTAATGAAAGTAGACGTATGGCgtaacaaaacaaagtcatctGCATACAGTAgatataccccccccccccgtgcCCTCTGTCAGTTGCACACAGTCTCCATAGGGATGTCCCCAGTCTGGGTCTGTAATTAGGCCCTCTGTGGTTGGCTGGCCTGGCTGCTCCCCCTCTTCAGCAGCTGGCACTTGTGGCAAAGCCCAAGCTTGACCGAATGCAACATCCTGGAaactctctgctctgtccaCTTCCTGGGTGCTGGATTTTCAATGTTAAAGACTTCAAATTACTATTCATAGGAGCTTATTATTcagtcacatcacacacaattattttttcttcagaaTGCTTTTTATTAGATGACTGATTTCAATCGATGTAAAGTTTCCTGTTGAAGCTTCTTTGAAGCTTTTTTCTACctattaaatattaacaattttTACGCTAGAAGTGAAAAACTTTGACCGCTCTTTAGACCATTCGCTTTGTGTTCCAAAGCCTTTTGGATTTGGTTGATCTGTGTgatattaaaacaacaaagcatttcttctttcagtcttttcaggCAACTCAATTCAACTTTTGACTGTATCAAAGTTAACTTTTAGCATTTCTAGCAATGTGTTTCAACTCTTGCCTCTTTATGTAATGGTTTTAAATTTCCGCATCATTGTTTATCAACAATGCAGTGCAAGGCGTTTTAGCTCTAAGATTTTTAATGcaattcatttcacatttctgcatttccACTGATTCTTTGAAATTTACTGTAGCACTCAGTTTTCACTCTGAATGTCTTAGTTCCTGCAGATGTGTCTGTAAGCCCATTTTCATTTGCACCCCTAAAGTGATGATGCTTGCCAGTGGAATGAATGATCTCAACCTCTCGCAGCAGAAGGGATCTTTAGGACATGAGGCGTTTGTGGGAGACTAAACTgaaaaaccaaataaacaatCAGAGCACAGCACCCCCTGCTCAGACTGCAGTAACCAGGAAGCAGAGAGTCAGTCTGGCAAGGCTTTCTTCCCGCTCTTCATTCTTACATACCTCCGCTGTTTTGTCTTCCAGATGTGGACGAGTGTTTAAGCCAGCAGCACAACTGTAGCCACGGGACAACTTGTATCAACACAGGCGGAGGCTTTCAGTGTGTCAACCCAGAGTGCCCCCGTTCTCATGGCCACATCAGCTACGTCAAGACATCCCCCTTGTAAGTGGATACACCCTGACGTGGCTCatctttgttgtttgctttgttggtaacaaacaaaataaaccaggATCACTGCATTTCAGCAGGAAATTGTGATCAACTTTAACATTTTGGAAGTGCAATGGcaagaaaacataaattaaaatgatgattgCTAATGACTACTAAACTTCAAGAGAAATTCAGGTTTCATAAAACTTTGGACTTGTTTTGGTGGTTTTGACTAACAGTGCTAGTGGTGGAAAAAAACTCACCATGGTAATCTGGCAATACACCAATATCACTAACAAGCAGGTTTACCAGACTTCGAAAGCTGCAGATGAAACTGTTATCAACGAGAGATTATTCCAAACATTTTTTAGTGGACTTACTTTAAGTTTTACCtttatatacttttatatactccttgtaaatgtttaaaacctgtctgattgtctgacTGGTCTGGATTCTGTTTCACCTTAGACTTTGTTGTAGTGATGCCCCCATGTGCCCAGATCTCACTATAATCGGTACAATAATATCATAACCAATAGAAGTGATGACAGTAAAAATAAGCGTTGGGCTTTAAAGTGTATCACAGTGAAGCAAATCATTCCTGCATGATCATCAGAACTTTTatagattacatttttttctttaaacccATGTAGAACATCTGTGTCCTGGCCAACATTTTGATTTCCATCTCTGTATGCATCAGCAAGCAGCTTTAGTATATTCTTTTGCTATTAATATTTTAGGGAATTTCATTGGGacaaatgtcatgtttgtgaAAAATCAAGTAAGATGAAAAAAAGTTCACATCTTACTGTGATCCAAGACCTCAtatgtactgtgtgtatgtgtgtcacttCTCTCTGTCACGGGGATACACATGTGCCACTTTAACACCCTTAAtatttgctgcatttctgtcCTGCAGTCAGTGCGAGAGAAACCCCTGCCCCATGGACAGCCGGTCCTGCCACCTGGCCCCTAAGACCGTGTCCTTCCACTACCTGTCTCTGCCCTCCAACCCTCAGACTCCTGCCACTCTCTTCCGCATGGCAACCGCCTCCGCCCCAGGGCGCACCGGGCCAGACAGCCTGCGCTTTGGCATAGTGGGTGGAAACTCCCAAGGCATCTTTGTCATGCAGcgctcagacagacagactggtgaACTGATACTGGTCCAGTCGCTGCGTGGGCCGCAGGAGATCAGCGTCGATGTGGACATGTCCGAGTACAGCGACCGCACCTTTCAGGCCAAGCACGTGGCCAGGGTCCACATTCTGGTTTCACCTTATAACTTCTGAGCTTGCAAAGGATGAAGGCTAGAGGCAAAGCTGAAGAGGAACAACAAAGAGTGTGTAATGGCGCACTGAGTTTGCTGATAGTGTATCTTCAACCCTTATCAGAAATGCATTTGTCTTAGTAATTGAGGCCAGCATTTGTTCAGTGACCAAATTACCAAAACAGAGCGACAAGccaatatttaacatttatattaaaaataacagtATAGGCCTATGGCAAAACACATCATAGATCTCATACTGACACTTCAACAATGTCAATATGAGCTTTGATGATGTTTGactgagtgtgtttgaatgcatGAAAATTTGCTAAACAAAAGCATAATGAGTGGCTTGAGAATGGATGGAATGGATTCTTGCTATTGTTACATTGCTGTCgctttgtgtttgtattacTAGGTTCGACATAGATCATGTATGTGTAGCTCAGGGTCAGGCCCCGGGGCTGATGCACTGCCCTTGCTTTATTGATGATGAGTCC
This region of Scatophagus argus isolate fScaArg1 chromosome 10, fScaArg1.pri, whole genome shotgun sequence genomic DNA includes:
- the LOC124066010 gene encoding fibulin-7 isoform X2, producing the protein MENNRKQVKETMTCMDKHQVVGVLRQMEKFLKGQEIRFTEGLRIMKSKLATLQNSVSKLPQADQSAAPTTCPSLEAPAHGTKFGSKYFVGHEVHFTCFQGYHLVGSATRVCQDNSTWTGISAICKDISECASNPCQNGGTCVEGVNQYKCTCPQNWSGSHCQHQTQTAPPEWSVMNDPAFSRRPRCAQVNHAQHCSCDAGFHMSGTSDNSICQDVNECEVYRLDQGGKLCVHECVNVPGSYHCSCPSGYKLLPDRRSCEDVDECLSQQHNCSHGTTCINTGGGFQCVNPECPRSHGHISYVKTSPFQCERNPCPMDSRSCHLAPKTVSFHYLSLPSNPQTPATLFRMATASAPGRTGPDSLRFGIVGGNSQGIFVMQRSDRQTGELILVQSLRGPQEISVDVDMSEYSDRTFQAKHVARVHILVSPYNF
- the LOC124066010 gene encoding fibulin-7 isoform X1, with the translated sequence MYFVVSKAQARELTRGRWESSTLHTKSHAVLALTTRCLLLLCLTAIQSGHAAVQTCMDKHQVVGVLRQMEKFLKGQEIRFTEGLRIMKSKLATLQNSVSKLPQADQSAAPTTCPSLEAPAHGTKFGSKYFVGHEVHFTCFQGYHLVGSATRVCQDNSTWTGISAICKDISECASNPCQNGGTCVEGVNQYKCTCPQNWSGSHCQHQTQTAPPEWSVMNDPAFSRRPRCAQVNHAQHCSCDAGFHMSGTSDNSICQDVNECEVYRLDQGGKLCVHECVNVPGSYHCSCPSGYKLLPDRRSCEDVDECLSQQHNCSHGTTCINTGGGFQCVNPECPRSHGHISYVKTSPFQCERNPCPMDSRSCHLAPKTVSFHYLSLPSNPQTPATLFRMATASAPGRTGPDSLRFGIVGGNSQGIFVMQRSDRQTGELILVQSLRGPQEISVDVDMSEYSDRTFQAKHVARVHILVSPYNF